The proteins below come from a single Aegilops tauschii subsp. strangulata cultivar AL8/78 chromosome 6, Aet v6.0, whole genome shotgun sequence genomic window:
- the LOC120966899 gene encoding uncharacterized protein, whose amino-acid sequence MRAATNFYSLQRRFASDQTRKAYTALNEQFDAYTGVIWQPYTEAAIQARYPAGMSVLCRRDRDYWMTKSKIIFDVFVEEMAQQRVMRQFGLLQLELPPPIENPVPAHIHRTTRKGMNRTTADWPVRLEPYVIEWETANTNLWHENHNFDLDQFNLYLRRYMTGTRLRIVEYSHPEELPDPTPSDMYPSYDTSGSRQYAATLTRELYDDVTTFGRSLSSGPLLQHRPVVQPFLERIQNKIRTVYEAITCTRRTDVVQHEQEQPRHSMQRHQPRPRLAQQPTTRPPRPDQPGSSTWHPQHYGPTSSFVFSPQPQQHGPSSSFVFSPQPQQQGPSSSFVFQPEQTSHPAGAYGYQASMSASHDTWGSDQHPEDNIQAQMSQHTQWMNMFSTPPPGPTQDTQHDQGESEIPPRHVRAPNRLGWSPIPDPPPRQMAESTQWVLSPIVHVQGLSPSVVQVSEVDLTFDWLKTKFMLKQGLKEDDFVYYVSRKHSDGPRERKLIDITDDGKIQEMLSEWEWKRVVQLHCYRKSSYM is encoded by the exons ATGCGAGCGGCTACTAACTTTTATTCTCTGCAGAGACGCTTTGCTAGTGATCAGACCAGGAAGGCGTACACAGCATTGAACGAGCAGTTCGATGCGTACACCGGGGTCATCTGGCAGCCCTACACGGAAGCAGCCATACAAGCGAGATACCCTGCTGGTATGTCTGTGCTATGCAGAAGGGACCGAGATTACTGGATGACAAAATCGAAGATCATCTTCGATGTCTTCGTCGAGGAGATGGCACAACAGAGGGTTATGAGGCAATTTGGTCTTCTGCAGTTGGAGCTACCTCCCCCTATAGAGAACCCGGTGCCAGCACACATCCACAG GACGACAAGGAAGGGCATGAACAGGACAACTGCTGACTGGCCAGTTAGACTAGAGCCGTATGTTATAGAATGGGAGACAGCAAACACAAATCTATGGCACGAGAATCACAATTTCGATCTCGATCAATTCAATCTCTATTTGCGGCGCTACATGACCGGAACACGGTTACGCATTGTTGAGTACTCCCACCCAGAGGAGTTACCGGATCCTACTCCGTCGGATATGTACCCGAGCTATGATACTTCGGGCTCTAGGCAGTACGCG GCTACCTTGACACGCGAACTGTACGACGACGTGACCACCTTTGGACGATCACTATCGTCTGGACCTCTTCTTCAACATCGTCCAGTGGTACAGCCCTTCTTGGAAAGAATTCAGAATAAGATACGGACTGTGTACGAGGCTATCACGTGCACCCGGAGAACCGATGTTGTTCAgcacgagcaggagcagccgcgtcACTCCATGCAACGACATCAACCACGTCCACGCCTAGCACAGCAGCCGACAACCAGGCCACCCCGTCCTGACCAACCTGGCAGTTCTACGTGGCACCCGCAGCACTATGGTCccacgtcgagcttcgtgttttctccacagccacagcaacacggtccctcgtcgagcttcgtgttttctccacagccacagcagcaGGGTCCCTCGTCCAGTTTCGTGTTTCAGCCAGAGCAGACGTCACACCCAGCAG GGGCCTATGGATATCAGGCGTCTATGTCGGCATCACATGATACGTGGGGGAGTGATCAACATCCCGAGGACAACATACAGGCTCAGATGTCGCAGCACACCCAGTGGATGAACATGTTTTCGACTCCTCCACCAGGCCCCACACAGGATACACAGCATGACCAGGGAGAGTCTGAGATTCCTCCTCGTCACGTTAGGGCACCCAACAGGTTGGGATGGTCCCCGAttccagatccgcctccccgccag atggCTGAGAGTACTCAGTGGGTGCTTAGCCCTATTGTTCATGTCCAAGGCTTGTCTCCAAGTGTTGTGCAAGTTAGTGAAGTGGACCTCACTTTTGATTGGTTGAAGACTAAATTCATGTTGAAGCAAGGGTTGAAGGAAGACGATTTTGTGTACTACGTCAGCAGGAAGCATTCAGATGGCCCTAGGGAAAGAAAATTGATTGACATAACTGATGATGGCAAGATTCAAGAAATGCTGAGCGAATGGGAATGGAAAAGGGTTGTTCAGTTGCATTGCTACAGGAAATCGAGTTATATGTGA